The following coding sequences lie in one Chloroflexota bacterium genomic window:
- the gltB gene encoding glutamate synthase large subunit: MASGKQDMSGTLYDPRYERDACGVGFVADVTGHRSHGILEKAVQCVCNVTHRGAISGDGKTGDGAGITTQVPHKLMQREIAKLGHRAPDGKDIAVGMVFLPGKNSEAAKKSREIIEAAVKEQGIHSFGWRKVPTDQSALGVMARESEPEIEQLLMGRHGGSEEKFGRALYLARRVAENHAAESGLNDLYIPSFSDKTVVYKALLVAPQLAHFYRDLEDKDFETALALYHQRYSTNTFPNWYLAQPFRYLAHNGEINTLQGNTNWMRAREPELHSKVWGGDLKKLLPIIWEGGSDSAMLDNAAELLAQSGRDLLHTMMMLVPEPWENMPHMEPLWKEFYEYHASITEPWDGPAALAFMDGVVAGACLDRNGLRPARFKLTDDNIVVMGSEVGVVDLDDARVIEKGRLGPGEMIAVDTGRKRILRNREIKNKYASRESYGKWVQKHQYRLGHVDGPAKPESPNGHLDVFQRQRLFGYTLEDMSFVIKAMVLDGKEPVFSMGDDTPLAVLAYKPRLLYSYFKQRFAQVTNPPIDPLREELVMSLNAYLGPRHSLLEETPEHAHLIHLSSPLLSNEELAALKGLHDKTFKHADLTCTFLAAAGAEGLEKALADLCASALHAIEQGASLLVLTDRGADAVSAPIPALLAVGAVHQHLIRSGKRMRASLIVESAEPRDVHHFAALLGYGANAVNPYLGFEIIGELIEAGEIPDMDHKTAQKNFRKAIDGGILKIMSKMGISTVTSYQGAQIFEAIGVSSALIERCFTGTTSAIGGIGIKEIAEDVVARHAHAFQPATGKKLDDYGYYRFRKDGEEHLNSPVMVKLMHAAVTSGRYEDYKAFSKLVDGREAMAIRDLLDFKPGSPIPLDQVEPVEAIVKRFVSSAMSLGALSPEAHTTLSKAMNLIGAKSNTGEGGDDPSRYWPGPTGESARSAIKQVASGRFGVTAEYLASADELEIKMAQGSKPGEGGQLPGHKVVEHIARLRHAVPGIQLISPPPHHDIYSIEDLAQLIYDLKQANPRARIAVKLVSESGVGTIAAGVAKGYADNILISGDTGGTGASPLSSIKNAGVPWEIGLAETQQTLVMNDLRGRVRVKTDGGIRTGRDVVIAAMLGAEDIGFGTGALIAIGCKMARQCHLNTCPVGVATQKEELRKKFFGTPQMAANYFRFVAMEVREILASLGYRSLDEVIGHTDLLRQRQVKNPRAHLVDLSKLLANPDPSNTKPRRCNTPRNERPGDMPLDIQIVKDARAAIEGPNPVKLDYAIRNVNRTVGARLAGEIAYRHHTSTMPRHVAEVTFRGSAGQSFGAFCVGGLRLVLEGEANDYVGKGMAAGEIIVRPPKNVRFAPSENIIMGNTVLYGATGGFLFAAGRAGERFAVRNSGATAVVEGAGDHCCEYMTAGLVVVLGETGRNFGAGMTNGQAYVLDEADQFIHRYNPELISHARVAEPEDVSVLRSLIQRHLDYTGSPKARDILDNWQRYLPKFWKVTPIATKLSKEREKAPGPDPDAAPAAKR; the protein is encoded by the coding sequence ATGGCTAGCGGCAAACAGGACATGAGCGGCACCCTCTATGACCCGCGCTATGAGCGGGACGCTTGCGGCGTCGGCTTCGTCGCCGATGTCACGGGCCACAGGAGCCACGGCATCCTGGAGAAGGCCGTCCAGTGCGTCTGCAACGTCACTCACCGCGGCGCCATCAGCGGCGATGGCAAGACCGGCGATGGCGCAGGCATCACCACCCAGGTGCCGCACAAGCTCATGCAGCGCGAGATCGCCAAGCTCGGCCACCGCGCCCCCGATGGCAAGGACATCGCCGTCGGCATGGTCTTCCTCCCCGGCAAGAATTCCGAGGCCGCCAAGAAGTCCCGGGAGATCATCGAAGCCGCCGTCAAAGAGCAGGGCATCCACAGCTTCGGCTGGCGCAAAGTCCCCACCGACCAGTCCGCCCTGGGCGTCATGGCCCGCGAAAGCGAGCCCGAGATCGAACAGCTCCTCATGGGCCGCCACGGCGGCTCCGAGGAGAAGTTCGGCCGCGCCCTCTACCTGGCCCGCCGCGTCGCCGAAAATCACGCAGCCGAGAGCGGCCTCAATGACCTCTATATCCCCTCGTTCTCTGATAAGACCGTCGTCTACAAGGCCCTCCTCGTCGCGCCCCAGCTCGCCCACTTCTACCGCGACCTTGAGGACAAGGACTTCGAGACGGCCCTCGCCCTCTACCACCAGCGCTACAGCACCAACACCTTCCCCAACTGGTACCTCGCCCAGCCCTTCCGCTACCTGGCCCACAACGGCGAGATCAACACCCTCCAGGGCAACACCAACTGGATGCGCGCCCGCGAGCCGGAGCTCCACTCCAAGGTCTGGGGCGGCGACCTCAAGAAGCTCCTCCCCATCATCTGGGAGGGCGGCAGCGACTCCGCGATGCTCGATAACGCCGCCGAGTTGCTGGCCCAGTCCGGCCGCGACCTCCTCCACACCATGATGATGCTCGTCCCCGAGCCCTGGGAGAATATGCCCCACATGGAACCCCTGTGGAAGGAGTTCTACGAATACCACGCCTCCATCACGGAGCCTTGGGACGGCCCAGCCGCCCTCGCCTTCATGGACGGCGTCGTCGCCGGCGCCTGCCTCGATCGGAACGGCCTCCGCCCCGCGCGCTTCAAGCTCACGGACGATAACATCGTCGTCATGGGCTCCGAGGTCGGCGTCGTGGACCTGGACGATGCCCGCGTCATCGAAAAGGGTCGCCTCGGCCCCGGCGAGATGATCGCCGTGGACACCGGCAGGAAGCGCATCCTCCGCAACCGGGAGATCAAGAACAAGTACGCCTCCCGCGAGTCCTACGGCAAGTGGGTGCAGAAGCATCAGTACCGCCTCGGGCACGTGGATGGCCCCGCCAAGCCGGAAAGCCCCAACGGCCACCTGGACGTCTTCCAGCGCCAGCGCCTTTTCGGCTACACCCTGGAGGATATGTCCTTCGTCATCAAGGCCATGGTGCTGGATGGCAAAGAGCCCGTCTTCTCCATGGGCGACGACACCCCCCTCGCCGTCCTCGCCTATAAGCCGCGCCTTCTCTACAGCTACTTCAAGCAGCGCTTCGCCCAGGTCACCAACCCGCCCATAGACCCCTTGCGGGAAGAGCTCGTTATGTCCCTTAACGCCTACCTGGGCCCGCGCCACAGCCTCCTGGAGGAGACCCCGGAGCACGCCCACCTCATCCACCTCTCCTCGCCCCTCCTCTCCAATGAAGAGCTGGCGGCGCTCAAGGGCCTCCACGATAAGACCTTCAAGCACGCCGATCTCACCTGCACCTTCCTCGCCGCCGCCGGGGCCGAGGGCCTTGAAAAGGCCCTGGCCGACCTCTGCGCCTCCGCCCTCCACGCCATCGAGCAGGGCGCTTCTCTCCTGGTCCTCACCGATCGCGGCGCCGATGCCGTCTCCGCCCCCATCCCCGCCCTCCTCGCCGTCGGCGCGGTGCACCAGCACCTCATCCGCTCCGGCAAGCGCATGCGCGCCAGCCTCATCGTCGAGTCCGCCGAGCCGCGCGACGTCCATCACTTCGCGGCCCTCTTGGGCTACGGCGCCAACGCCGTGAACCCCTATCTCGGCTTCGAGATCATCGGCGAGCTCATCGAGGCCGGCGAGATCCCGGATATGGACCACAAGACGGCCCAGAAGAACTTCCGGAAGGCGATAGACGGCGGCATCCTGAAGATCATGTCCAAGATGGGCATCTCCACCGTCACCAGCTACCAGGGCGCGCAGATCTTCGAAGCCATCGGCGTCTCGAGCGCCCTCATCGAGCGCTGCTTCACCGGCACCACCTCGGCCATCGGCGGCATCGGCATCAAGGAGATCGCGGAAGACGTCGTCGCCCGCCACGCCCACGCCTTCCAGCCCGCCACCGGCAAGAAGCTCGACGACTACGGCTACTATCGCTTCCGGAAGGACGGCGAAGAGCACCTCAATAGCCCCGTGATGGTCAAGCTCATGCACGCCGCCGTCACCTCGGGCCGCTACGAGGACTACAAGGCCTTCTCCAAGCTCGTGGACGGCCGCGAAGCCATGGCCATCCGTGACCTCCTGGACTTCAAGCCCGGCTCGCCCATCCCCCTGGACCAGGTGGAGCCGGTGGAGGCCATCGTCAAGCGCTTCGTCAGCAGCGCCATGTCCCTCGGCGCCCTCAGCCCGGAGGCCCACACGACGCTCTCCAAGGCTATGAACCTCATCGGCGCCAAGAGCAACACCGGCGAAGGCGGCGACGACCCCTCACGCTACTGGCCCGGCCCCACCGGCGAATCGGCCCGCAGCGCCATCAAGCAGGTCGCCTCAGGCCGCTTCGGCGTCACCGCGGAATACCTCGCCTCCGCCGATGAGCTGGAGATCAAGATGGCCCAGGGCTCCAAGCCCGGCGAAGGCGGCCAGCTCCCCGGCCACAAGGTGGTGGAGCACATCGCCAGGCTGCGCCACGCCGTCCCCGGCATCCAGCTCATCTCGCCGCCGCCGCACCACGATATCTACAGCATCGAAGACCTGGCCCAGCTCATCTACGATCTCAAGCAGGCCAACCCCCGCGCGCGCATCGCCGTTAAGCTCGTCTCCGAATCAGGCGTCGGCACCATCGCCGCCGGCGTCGCCAAGGGCTATGCCGATAACATCCTCATCAGCGGCGATACCGGCGGCACCGGCGCATCGCCCCTCAGCTCCATCAAGAACGCCGGCGTCCCCTGGGAGATCGGCCTCGCCGAGACCCAGCAGACCCTCGTCATGAACGACCTCCGGGGCCGCGTCCGCGTCAAGACGGACGGCGGCATCCGCACCGGCCGCGATGTCGTCATCGCCGCCATGCTCGGCGCGGAGGATATCGGCTTCGGCACCGGCGCCCTCATCGCCATCGGCTGCAAGATGGCCCGCCAGTGCCACCTCAACACCTGCCCCGTCGGCGTCGCCACCCAGAAGGAGGAGCTGCGGAAGAAGTTTTTCGGCACCCCCCAGATGGCCGCCAACTACTTCCGCTTCGTCGCCATGGAGGTCCGCGAGATCCTCGCCTCCCTCGGCTATCGCAGCCTCGATGAGGTCATCGGCCACACCGACCTCCTGCGCCAGCGCCAGGTGAAGAACCCCCGCGCCCACCTGGTTGATCTGAGCAAGCTGCTTGCAAATCCCGACCCCTCCAACACCAAGCCGCGCCGCTGCAACACGCCCCGCAACGAGCGCCCCGGCGATATGCCCCTGGACATCCAGATCGTCAAGGACGCCCGCGCCGCCATCGAAGGCCCCAATCCCGTGAAGCTGGACTACGCCATCCGGAACGTGAACCGCACCGTAGGCGCGCGGCTGGCCGGCGAGATCGCATACCGCCATCACACTTCAACCATGCCGCGCCACGTTGCCGAGGTCACCTTCCGGGGCAGCGCTGGCCAGAGCTTCGGCGCCTTCTGCGTCGGCGGTCTGCGACTCGTCCTGGAGGGCGAGGCCAACGACTACGTCGGCAAGGGGATGGCCGCCGGCGAGATCATCGTGCGCCCGCCCAAGAACGTCCGCTTCGCCCCCAGCGAGAACATCATCATGGGCAACACCGTCCTCTATGGCGCCACCGGGGGCTTCCTCTTCGCCGCGGGCCGCGCCGGGGAGCGCTTCGCCGTCCGCAACAGCGGCGCCACCGCCGTCGTCGAAGGCGCGGGCGACCACTGCTGCGAATACATGACCGCCGGGCTTGTCGTCGTCCTCGGCGAGACGGGGCGCAACTTCGGCGCAGGCATGACCAACGGCCAGGCCTACGTTCTGGACGAGGCCGACCAGTTCATCCACCGCTACAACCCGGAGCTCATCTCCCACGCCCGCGTCGCGGAGCCGGAGGACGTCAGCGTCCTGCGCTCCCTGATCCAGCGCCACCTCGATTACACCGGCAGCCCCAAGGCCCGCGACATCCTGGACAACTGGCAGCGTTACCTGCCCAAGTTCTGGAAGGTCACGCCCATCGCCACCAAGCTCTCCAAGGAGCGCGAGAAGGCCCCCGGCCCCGACCCGGACGCCGCCCCCGCCGCCAAGCGGTAG